The following coding sequences are from one Coffea arabica cultivar ET-39 chromosome 11e, Coffea Arabica ET-39 HiFi, whole genome shotgun sequence window:
- the LOC113715440 gene encoding putative late blight resistance protein homolog R1B-17 isoform X3 produces MEYVQYQFEIIDVVYSLLEDLQGWLDLLWFYHRGTTDHSDPIQILEVELKLLRLFLTYIANWSDANELCSVDQELASLILDLEVVFKETRAYYKVAAENPGSETNKDYPKSAISELQNKLKVMRPQVRAAYEYIASNSSFPSSHPLSNWDKWTNFIEYLCNVVWQQCELLSHFSLYLHIMHNMLRHLHWFISEMDCRYFDRGRYLFSHFGAVLVSAAHFCYLCWIHLMDEDKNQELIIMLAGLLKALKPNTLQVTKLCLELIAFCYSGSYDYRLTTFVEFLIPERKFGLEVCKRLEGLIKFYTEASDLKDKDDETKLLLMEITAAISELGSFGYSFYARKGRSHLNPSLFRWLEKIELLKADLFLIKLLQHRISLKFLEAEIDSFQNELIYLQSYHRDASEGESKAPTLIWLQIIPIAREAGSIYRSLYAMLDDLRRLEDTPYPPYLFPWRFSNTTQQKFRNKLLKLLEKNKLLKAEIVLEEIMYGHPSLIVNVKDQMESLDQGVIVLRTYLIGPLNENEKLILTHAESVARDAARFCYSLLGSEITVDMVRQFRNWLPELVEKMKLVNAEIKESYKTIRSSTKSHLSKVEGFGFIDFLLGDMKGLLNSEADSLVLVKHQIHIVHGEIKFFKSFLRSIEEQFNEHQDLKSLVLCIVHVILEAEYLIESFRLGDCLRWFHPLWLSDLVEDLSLIKVQATEIYKNAHRVSTHDLPRSPMKDIAPAKIPQIDEVVVGLADQKRLIIDRLIAGSSQLDVVSIIGMAGLGKTTLAWKVYNDPSVTYHFHIRAWCCISQAYHKGELLLQILGDIMEITEEILEMSNEDLELKLYRCLKGKRYLIVMDDIWSIEAWYDFKRSFPNDNNGSRVLITSRHFDVAEKIKAYSSPHLLRPLSDDESWKLLQKKLYDTKECPDELLEVGKQIAISCKGLPLAVVAIAGLLKRSNMTPDKWKQVSESMCSRIADDPETRCMDILELSYNYLPNYLKPCFLYIAVFLKDKDIPVRKLAWLWRAEGFITDNRVESVEDTAERYLRDLIGRSLVMPSKRRSNGGVKTCQSQEENFLQFQNGYDELFDSSHEDIDYGVDPNHIYPKTSIKYQKSRLSICSKRNHFIMSRPYGPYVHSLLYSATSDSYPRCPYDISFIFDNFKLLGVLDLECINMGNSFPTGVLVLAGLRFLALCGDVDSIPDSISHLRDLETLIVKGLKGKVLLPYTLWSMENLRHLHVNNYAAITLEDDESIIISQVINLVSFSSPYLLCCEGTENIMRRLLKLQKLRCLFSELRDDTGKCNQFPILNFLTELDSLNILYSGRIAPPCKFDLPLNLRKLTLSKFRLPWNCISEIGRLPNLEVLKLLSKAFEGKVWEMKEDSSRRSPLVLGTAQVSR; encoded by the exons ATGGAGTACGTTCAATATCAATTTGAGATCATTGATGTTGTTTATTCTCTCTTGGAGGACCTGCAAGGATGGCTAGATTTGTTATGGTTTTATCATAGAGGTACAACAGATCATTCTGATCCAATCCAGATCCTTGAAGTGGAATTGAAGCTGTTGAGATTGTTTCTTACATATATTGCAAATTGGAGCGATGCTAATGAGCTGTGCAGTGTTGATCAGGAGCTGGCATCTCTAATCCTGGACCTAGAAGTTGTATTCAAAGAGACAAGAGCTTATTACAAAGTTGCTGCTGAGAATCCAGGTAGTGAAACAAATAAGGATTATCCAAAATCTGCAATTTCTGAGTTGCAAAATAAGCTTAAAGTCATGAGGCCTCAAGTTAGAGCAGCTTATGAATATATTGCATCCAACAGTTCATTTCCATCCTCCCATCCCCTTAGCAATTGGGATAAGTGGACAAACTTTATTGAATATCTATGCAATGTTGTGTGGCAGCAATGCGAATTGCTAAGCCATTTCTCCTTGTATTTACATATCATGCATAACATGCTAAGACATCTCCACTGGTTCATCTCTGAAATGGATTGTCGGTATTTTGACAGAGGAAGATATCTCTTTAGTCATTTTGGAGCTGTACTTGTCTCTGCAGCacatttttgttatttgtgcTGGATTCATCTAATGGATGAAGACAAGAATCAGGAGTTGATCATTATGCTTGCTGGTCTACTAAAAGCGCTCAAGCCTAATACTCTGCAAGTTACAAAGCTGTGCCTCGAACTAATAGCCTTCTGCTACTCGGGATCATATGATTATCGGTTAACAACATTTGTTGAATTTCTCATTCCTGAGAGGAAATTTGGGCTCGAAGTCTGCAAAAGGCTCGAAGGCCTGATAAAATTTTACACAGAAGCATCAGATTTGAAAGACAAGGATGATGAGACAAAGCTGCTTTTAATGGAGATTACAGCAGCGATTAGCGAGCTTGGATCTTTTGGTTACTCATTTTATGCAAGAAAGGGAAGAAGTCACCTTAATCCTTCATTATTtaggtggcttgaaaagatAGAGCTTCTCAAGGCAGATTTATTCCTGATCAAGCTTCTACAGCACAGGATCAGTTTGAAATTTCTTGAGGCTGAAATTgattctttccaaaatgaacTGATATATTTGCAGAGTTATCATAGAGATGCATCTGAAGGGGAAAGTAAAGCTCCTACGCTGATCTGGTTGCAAATTATCCCTATAGCTAGGGAGGCTGGCTCTATTTATCGATCACTTTATGCCATGTTAGACGACCTACGTCGCTTGGAGGACACTCCATATCCCCCGTACTTATTCCCGTGGAGATTCAGTAACACAACTCAACAAAAGTTCAGAAATAAGCTATTAAAGTTGCTAGAGAAGAATAAACTTTTGAAGGCCGAGatagttttggaagaaattatgTATGGACACCCCAGTCTGATAGTCAATGTGAAGGACCAAATGGAAAGCCTTGATCAGGGGGTGATAGTCCTTAGAACCTATTTGATCGGTCCACTAAACGAgaatgagaaattgattttgacACATGCAGAGTCAGTAGCAAGGGATGCAGCTCGTTTTTGTTACTCTCTTCTTGGAAGTGAAATTACAGTAGACATGGTGAGGCAATTTAGAAATTGGCTTCCTGAGCTAGTGGAAAAGATGAAGCTTGTCAATGCAGAGATCAAAGAGAGTTATAAAACTATTCGAAGTTCAACAAAATCTCATTTGTCCAAGGTAGAAGGATTTGGCTTCATTGATTTTCTTCTAGGGGATATGAAGGGGCTGCTGAACTCTGAAGCTGATTCTCTTGTTCTAGTGAAACATCAAATTCATATTGTTCATGGAGAGATAAAGTTCTTCAAATCATTCCTCAGGAGTATTGAAGAGCAGTTCAATGAGCATCAGGACTTGAAGAGTCTTGTGTTGTGCATTGTACATGTGATACTTGAGGCTGAATATCTCATTGAGTCTTTTCGGCTTGGAGATTGCTTGCGATGGTTTCATCCACTATGGCTTTCTGATCTCGTAGAAGATCTCAGCCTTATTAAGGTTCAGGCAACAGAAATCTATAAGAATGCACATAGGGTTAGCACCCATGATTTACCCAGGTCTCCAATGAAGGACATAGCACCAGCCAAGATTCCCCAGATTGATGAAGTTGTAGTTGGTCTTGCTGATCAGAAAAGATTGATCATTGATAGACTTATAGCAGGATCATCACAGTTAGATGTTGTCTCAATTATTGGCATGGCAGGACTCGGCAAGACGACTCTAGCCTGGAAGGTGTACAATGATCCTTCGGTTACCTATCACTTCCACATTCGAGCATGGTGTTGTATCTCCCAAGCATATCATAAGGGGGAATTGCTTCTTCAGATTTTAGGTGACATCATGGAAATTACGGAAGAGATTCTTGAAATGAGTAATGAAGATTTAGAGCTGAAGTTGTACAGATGCCTAAAGGGGAAAAGGTACCTCATTGTTATGGACGATATCTGGAGCATTGAGGCATGGTATGATTTCAAAAGATCATTTCCAAATGACAACAATGGAAGCAGAGTACTGATCACCAGTCGTCACTTTGATGTGGCTGAGAAAATCAAAGCATATAGTAGTCCTCATCTCCTTCGGCCACTCTCTGATGACGAAAGCTGGAAGTTGTTACAAAAGAAGTTATATGACACAAAAGAGTGCCCTGATGAACTCTTGGAAGTTGGAAAGCAAATAGCCATAAGTTGCAAAGGACTCCCTCTTGCAGTTGTTGCAATAGCTGGTCTCCTTAAAAGAAGTAACATGACACCGGACAAGTGGAAACAAGTTTCAGAAAGTATGTGCTCAAGGATTGCCGATGATCCTGAAACGAGGTGCATGGACATCTTAGAGCTAAGCTACAATTATTTGCCCAACTATTTGAAACCTTGTTTTCTTTATATTGCAGTGTTTTTGAAGGATAAAGACATTCCAGTCAGAAAGTTGGCATGGTTATGGAGAGCGGAAGGATTCATAACAGATAATAGGGTAGAAAGTGTAGAAGATACTGCGGAGAGATACTTGAGGGATCTGATTGGAAGAAGCCTAGTAATGCCTTCCAAGAGAAGATCAAATGGAGGAGTGAAAACATGTCAGTCACAAGAAGAAAACTTTTTGCAGTTCCAAAATGGATATGATGAACTTTTTGATTCTTCTCATGAGGACATTGATTATGGTGTTGATCCCAATCACATTTATCCCAAAACCTCTATCAAATACCAAAAAAGTCGGCTGTCCATTTGTTCCAAGAGAAATCATTTTATCATGTCAAGACCTTATGGGCCATATGTCCACTCTCTACTGTACTCTGCCACCAGTGATTCGTATCCAAGATGTCCCTATGACATCTCCTTCATTTTTGACAACTTTAAACTCCTTGGAGTGCTGGATTTGGAATGCATCAATATGGGGAATTCTTTCCCCACTGGAGTACTAGTGTTGGCTGGTCTGAGATTTTTAGCTCTTTGTGGCGATGTAGATAGTATTCCAGATTCAATATCGCATCTCAGGGATCTTGAGACTTTGATTGTCAAGGGATTAAAAGGTAAAGTTCTACTACCTTATACTCTTTGGAGTATGGAAAATTTGAGACATCTCCATGTCAATAATTATGCTGCCATCACCTTGGAAGATGATGAGAGCATAATTATTTCCCAAGTAATTAATCTGGTCAGTTTTTCCTCTCCGTATCTCCTTTGTTGTGAAGGTACAGAAAATATCATGAGGAGGTTGCTCAAACTTCAAAAACTGAGATGTCTGTTTTCTGAATTACGTGATGATACTGGGAAGTGCAATCAGTTTCCAATACTGAATTTTCTGACAGAGCTTGATTCCCTCAATATACTTTACTCGGGCAGGATTGCTCCTCCTTGTAAATTTGACTTGCCATTGAATCTCAGGAAGttaactctgtcaaaatttcgCCTGCCATGGAATTGTATTTCAGAGATTGGGAGATTACCTAACCTTGAGGTTCTCAAATTGCTCAGTAAAGCTTTTGAGGGGAAAGTGTGGGAAATGAAAGAAG ACAGCTCAAGGAGGTCCCCTCTGGTTTTGGGGACAGCTCAAGTCTCGAGATGA
- the LOC113715440 gene encoding putative late blight resistance protein homolog R1A-4 isoform X2, whose translation MEYVQYQFEIIDVVYSLLEDLQGWLDLLWFYHRGTTDHSDPIQILEVELKLLRLFLTYIANWSDANELCSVDQELASLILDLEVVFKETRAYYKVAAENPGSETNKDYPKSAISELQNKLKVMRPQVRAAYEYIASNSSFPSSHPLSNWDKWTNFIEYLCNVVWQQCELLSHFSLYLHIMHNMLRHLHWFISEMDCRYFDRGRYLFSHFGAVLVSAAHFCYLCWIHLMDEDKNQELIIMLAGLLKALKPNTLQVTKLCLELIAFCYSGSYDYRLTTFVEFLIPERKFGLEVCKRLEGLIKFYTEASDLKDKDDETKLLLMEITAAISELGSFGYSFYARKGRSHLNPSLFRWLEKIELLKADLFLIKLLQHRISLKFLEAEIDSFQNELIYLQSYHRDASEGESKAPTLIWLQIIPIAREAGSIYRSLYAMLDDLRRLEDTPYPPYLFPWRFSNTTQQKFRNKLLKLLEKNKLLKAEIVLEEIMYGHPSLIVNVKDQMESLDQGVIVLRTYLIGPLNENEKLILTHAESVARDAARFCYSLLGSEITVDMVRQFRNWLPELVEKMKLVNAEIKESYKTIRSSTKSHLSKVEGFGFIDFLLGDMKGLLNSEADSLVLVKHQIHIVHGEIKFFKSFLRSIEEQFNEHQDLKSLVLCIVHVILEAEYLIESFRLGDCLRWFHPLWLSDLVEDLSLIKVQATEIYKNAHRVSTHDLPRSPMKDIAPAKIPQIDEVVVGLADQKRLIIDRLIAGSSQLDVVSIIGMAGLGKTTLAWKVYNDPSVTYHFHIRAWCCISQAYHKGELLLQILGDIMEITEEILEMSNEDLELKLYRCLKGKRYLIVMDDIWSIEAWYDFKRSFPNDNNGSRVLITSRHFDVAEKIKAYSSPHLLRPLSDDESWKLLQKKLYDTKECPDELLEVGKQIAISCKGLPLAVVAIAGLLKRSNMTPDKWKQVSESMCSRIADDPETRCMDILELSYNYLPNYLKPCFLYIAVFLKDKDIPVRKLAWLWRAEGFITDNRVESVEDTAERYLRDLIGRSLVMPSKRRSNGGVKTCQSQEENFLQFQNGYDELFDSSHEDIDYGVDPNHIYPKTSIKYQKSRLSICSKRNHFIMSRPYGPYVHSLLYSATSDSYPRCPYDISFIFDNFKLLGVLDLECINMGNSFPTGVLVLAGLRFLALCGDVDSIPDSISHLRDLETLIVKGLKGTENIMRRLLKLQKLRCLFSELRDDTGKCNQFPILNFLTELDSLNILYSGRIAPPCKFDLPLNLRKLTLSKFRLPWNCISEIGRLPNLEVLKLLSKAFEGKVWEMKEGEFLKLKFLKLDTLSIAEWKSSSDHLPQLQHLILRNCRQLKEVPSGFGDSSSLEMIEVQLCTRSVEESVRLLQKEQHEMGNELKVLVDRSDMDFNHLPNFCWLCGKEK comes from the exons ATGGAGTACGTTCAATATCAATTTGAGATCATTGATGTTGTTTATTCTCTCTTGGAGGACCTGCAAGGATGGCTAGATTTGTTATGGTTTTATCATAGAGGTACAACAGATCATTCTGATCCAATCCAGATCCTTGAAGTGGAATTGAAGCTGTTGAGATTGTTTCTTACATATATTGCAAATTGGAGCGATGCTAATGAGCTGTGCAGTGTTGATCAGGAGCTGGCATCTCTAATCCTGGACCTAGAAGTTGTATTCAAAGAGACAAGAGCTTATTACAAAGTTGCTGCTGAGAATCCAGGTAGTGAAACAAATAAGGATTATCCAAAATCTGCAATTTCTGAGTTGCAAAATAAGCTTAAAGTCATGAGGCCTCAAGTTAGAGCAGCTTATGAATATATTGCATCCAACAGTTCATTTCCATCCTCCCATCCCCTTAGCAATTGGGATAAGTGGACAAACTTTATTGAATATCTATGCAATGTTGTGTGGCAGCAATGCGAATTGCTAAGCCATTTCTCCTTGTATTTACATATCATGCATAACATGCTAAGACATCTCCACTGGTTCATCTCTGAAATGGATTGTCGGTATTTTGACAGAGGAAGATATCTCTTTAGTCATTTTGGAGCTGTACTTGTCTCTGCAGCacatttttgttatttgtgcTGGATTCATCTAATGGATGAAGACAAGAATCAGGAGTTGATCATTATGCTTGCTGGTCTACTAAAAGCGCTCAAGCCTAATACTCTGCAAGTTACAAAGCTGTGCCTCGAACTAATAGCCTTCTGCTACTCGGGATCATATGATTATCGGTTAACAACATTTGTTGAATTTCTCATTCCTGAGAGGAAATTTGGGCTCGAAGTCTGCAAAAGGCTCGAAGGCCTGATAAAATTTTACACAGAAGCATCAGATTTGAAAGACAAGGATGATGAGACAAAGCTGCTTTTAATGGAGATTACAGCAGCGATTAGCGAGCTTGGATCTTTTGGTTACTCATTTTATGCAAGAAAGGGAAGAAGTCACCTTAATCCTTCATTATTtaggtggcttgaaaagatAGAGCTTCTCAAGGCAGATTTATTCCTGATCAAGCTTCTACAGCACAGGATCAGTTTGAAATTTCTTGAGGCTGAAATTgattctttccaaaatgaacTGATATATTTGCAGAGTTATCATAGAGATGCATCTGAAGGGGAAAGTAAAGCTCCTACGCTGATCTGGTTGCAAATTATCCCTATAGCTAGGGAGGCTGGCTCTATTTATCGATCACTTTATGCCATGTTAGACGACCTACGTCGCTTGGAGGACACTCCATATCCCCCGTACTTATTCCCGTGGAGATTCAGTAACACAACTCAACAAAAGTTCAGAAATAAGCTATTAAAGTTGCTAGAGAAGAATAAACTTTTGAAGGCCGAGatagttttggaagaaattatgTATGGACACCCCAGTCTGATAGTCAATGTGAAGGACCAAATGGAAAGCCTTGATCAGGGGGTGATAGTCCTTAGAACCTATTTGATCGGTCCACTAAACGAgaatgagaaattgattttgacACATGCAGAGTCAGTAGCAAGGGATGCAGCTCGTTTTTGTTACTCTCTTCTTGGAAGTGAAATTACAGTAGACATGGTGAGGCAATTTAGAAATTGGCTTCCTGAGCTAGTGGAAAAGATGAAGCTTGTCAATGCAGAGATCAAAGAGAGTTATAAAACTATTCGAAGTTCAACAAAATCTCATTTGTCCAAGGTAGAAGGATTTGGCTTCATTGATTTTCTTCTAGGGGATATGAAGGGGCTGCTGAACTCTGAAGCTGATTCTCTTGTTCTAGTGAAACATCAAATTCATATTGTTCATGGAGAGATAAAGTTCTTCAAATCATTCCTCAGGAGTATTGAAGAGCAGTTCAATGAGCATCAGGACTTGAAGAGTCTTGTGTTGTGCATTGTACATGTGATACTTGAGGCTGAATATCTCATTGAGTCTTTTCGGCTTGGAGATTGCTTGCGATGGTTTCATCCACTATGGCTTTCTGATCTCGTAGAAGATCTCAGCCTTATTAAGGTTCAGGCAACAGAAATCTATAAGAATGCACATAGGGTTAGCACCCATGATTTACCCAGGTCTCCAATGAAGGACATAGCACCAGCCAAGATTCCCCAGATTGATGAAGTTGTAGTTGGTCTTGCTGATCAGAAAAGATTGATCATTGATAGACTTATAGCAGGATCATCACAGTTAGATGTTGTCTCAATTATTGGCATGGCAGGACTCGGCAAGACGACTCTAGCCTGGAAGGTGTACAATGATCCTTCGGTTACCTATCACTTCCACATTCGAGCATGGTGTTGTATCTCCCAAGCATATCATAAGGGGGAATTGCTTCTTCAGATTTTAGGTGACATCATGGAAATTACGGAAGAGATTCTTGAAATGAGTAATGAAGATTTAGAGCTGAAGTTGTACAGATGCCTAAAGGGGAAAAGGTACCTCATTGTTATGGACGATATCTGGAGCATTGAGGCATGGTATGATTTCAAAAGATCATTTCCAAATGACAACAATGGAAGCAGAGTACTGATCACCAGTCGTCACTTTGATGTGGCTGAGAAAATCAAAGCATATAGTAGTCCTCATCTCCTTCGGCCACTCTCTGATGACGAAAGCTGGAAGTTGTTACAAAAGAAGTTATATGACACAAAAGAGTGCCCTGATGAACTCTTGGAAGTTGGAAAGCAAATAGCCATAAGTTGCAAAGGACTCCCTCTTGCAGTTGTTGCAATAGCTGGTCTCCTTAAAAGAAGTAACATGACACCGGACAAGTGGAAACAAGTTTCAGAAAGTATGTGCTCAAGGATTGCCGATGATCCTGAAACGAGGTGCATGGACATCTTAGAGCTAAGCTACAATTATTTGCCCAACTATTTGAAACCTTGTTTTCTTTATATTGCAGTGTTTTTGAAGGATAAAGACATTCCAGTCAGAAAGTTGGCATGGTTATGGAGAGCGGAAGGATTCATAACAGATAATAGGGTAGAAAGTGTAGAAGATACTGCGGAGAGATACTTGAGGGATCTGATTGGAAGAAGCCTAGTAATGCCTTCCAAGAGAAGATCAAATGGAGGAGTGAAAACATGTCAGTCACAAGAAGAAAACTTTTTGCAGTTCCAAAATGGATATGATGAACTTTTTGATTCTTCTCATGAGGACATTGATTATGGTGTTGATCCCAATCACATTTATCCCAAAACCTCTATCAAATACCAAAAAAGTCGGCTGTCCATTTGTTCCAAGAGAAATCATTTTATCATGTCAAGACCTTATGGGCCATATGTCCACTCTCTACTGTACTCTGCCACCAGTGATTCGTATCCAAGATGTCCCTATGACATCTCCTTCATTTTTGACAACTTTAAACTCCTTGGAGTGCTGGATTTGGAATGCATCAATATGGGGAATTCTTTCCCCACTGGAGTACTAGTGTTGGCTGGTCTGAGATTTTTAGCTCTTTGTGGCGATGTAGATAGTATTCCAGATTCAATATCGCATCTCAGGGATCTTGAGACTTTGATTGTCAAGGGATTAAAAG GTACAGAAAATATCATGAGGAGGTTGCTCAAACTTCAAAAACTGAGATGTCTGTTTTCTGAATTACGTGATGATACTGGGAAGTGCAATCAGTTTCCAATACTGAATTTTCTGACAGAGCTTGATTCCCTCAATATACTTTACTCGGGCAGGATTGCTCCTCCTTGTAAATTTGACTTGCCATTGAATCTCAGGAAGttaactctgtcaaaatttcgCCTGCCATGGAATTGTATTTCAGAGATTGGGAGATTACCTAACCTTGAGGTTCTCAAATTGCTCAGTAAAGCTTTTGAGGGGAAAGTGTGGGAAATGAAAGAAGGTGAATTcctcaaactgaaatttttgaagCTTGACACTCTAAGTATTGCTGAATGGAAATCCTCTAGTGATCACTTGCCACAACTTCAACACCTAATTTTGCGAAATTGCAGACAGCTCAAGGAGGTCCCCTCTGGTTTTGGGGACAGCTCAAGTCTCGAGATGATTGAGGTACAACTCTGCACGCGCTCTGTTGAAGAGTCTGTGAGACTGCTTCAGAAGGAACAACATGAAATGGGGAATGAGCTGAAGGTCCTTGTTGATCGGTCAGACATGGATTTCAATCATCTTCCTAATTTCTG TTGGCTGTGTGGAAAAGAGAAGTAA